One part of the Arabidopsis thaliana chromosome 4, partial sequence genome encodes these proteins:
- a CDS encoding uncharacterized protein (unknown protein; Has 11 Blast hits to 11 proteins in 4 species: Archae - 0; Bacteria - 0; Metazoa - 0; Fungi - 0; Plants - 11; Viruses - 0; Other Eukaryotes - 0 (source: NCBI BLink).), which yields MSGYSKMDSTDQKLEPDHPVVDPQIQKPDLEPAEMKPKLSRNRSVSASAQAVPSPIKMSMRRSSSVSERYCRIYDQSSATTWPLPFHEGDEDEDDDDKEKVHKKKKSNNFKKKAFVKACKRFFGIS from the coding sequence ATGAGTGGCTATTCCAAGATGGATTCAACAGACCAGAAACTTGAGCCGGACCACCCGGTGGTCGATCCTCAGATTCAGAAGCCCGATCTTGAACCTGCTGAAATGAAACCGAAGCTGAGCAGGAACAGGTCAGTGTCTGCATCAGCACAAGCGGTTCCTTCACCAATAAAGATGTCTATGAGAAGATCTTCGTCTGTCTCTGAACGCTACTGTAGAATCTATGACCAGAGCTCTGCCACGACTTGGCCGCTTCCTTTCcatgaaggagatgaagacgaagatgatgatgataaagagaaggtgcacaagaagaagaagagcaacaaCTTCAAGAAAAAAGCATTCGTAAAGGCTTGTAAGCGTTTTTTTGGGATCTCGTGA